One stretch of Indicator indicator isolate 239-I01 chromosome 36, UM_Iind_1.1, whole genome shotgun sequence DNA includes these proteins:
- the LOC128978351 gene encoding uncharacterized protein LOC128978351 isoform X2 — translation MPLLTTSLLHALTVEHNNASSTASLQSSVTSMSPSLSGSDSARSAGAPSMAPSSNSSGITRAAPSSPAASSVPSQASTEASLTPEPTTTGIPLRTPDLEVSGTPLSDPALTTTSSRKVPTSEVLPSTSSEVLPSPPHVTTAQPLSHPAVPSSSATLQPDSFTATSSLRPSPAPSSAMPTANPSPNSTLATSSKTTLIINPVLNPTKSNPVEVAVICIFICLLVGGATTLLVWLYQHRTPRFRHLEEVTMSKMMEGSPSMQHTPR, via the exons ATGCCCTTGCTGACCACCTCTCTCCTCCATGCTTTAACAGTAGAACACAAcaatgccagcagcacagcatctctgcagagctcagtgaCATCCATGTCACCTTCTCTATCTGGTTCAGACTCAGCACGCAGTGCAGGTGCACCCAGCATGGCTCCATCCAGCAACAGCTCAGGGATAACTCGGGCAGCTCCGTCCAGCCCTGCTGCGTCGTCTGTGCCCAGCCAAGCAAGCACAGAAGCCTCTCTTACCCCCGAGCCAACCACCACAGGGATTCCACTGAGGACACCAGATTTGGAGGTGTCTGGGACACCCTTATCTGACCCAGCTCTGACAACAACTTCCTCTAGGAAGGTACCAACATCAGAGGTGCTGCCTTCGACGAGCTCGGAAGTGCTGCCATCTCCACCCCATGTGACCACGGCACAGCCTCTGTCccacccagctgtgcccagctcctcgGCCACGCTGCAGCCAGACAGCTTCACAGCCACATCCTCGCTCaggccttctcctgctcccagctcagccatgCCCACAGCAAACCCCAGTCCCAACAGCACTTTGGCCACCAGCTCCAAAACAACACTGATCATCAACCCTG TACTGAAccccaccaagtccaaccctgttGAGGTTGCCGTCATCTGCATCTTCATCTGCTTGCTGGTGGGGGGAGCCACCACGCTACTGGTGTGGCTGTACCAGCACCGGACCCCCCGGTTCCGCCACCTGGAGGAGGTGACCATG AGCAAGATGATGGAGGGGTCCCCCAGTATGCAACACACACCCAGGTGA
- the LOC128978351 gene encoding uncharacterized protein LOC128978351 isoform X1, whose product MPLLTTSLLHALTVEHNNASSTASLQSSVTSMSPSLSGSDSARSAGAPSMAPSSNSSGITRAAPSSPAASSVPSQASTEASLTPEPTTTGIPLRTPDLEVSGTPLSDPALTTTSSRKVPTSEVLPSTSSEVLPSPPHVTTAQPLSHPAVPSSSATLQPDSFTATSSLRPSPAPSSAMPTANPSPNSTLATSSKTTLIINPVLNPTKSNPVEVAVICIFICLLVGGATTLLVWLYQHRTPRFRHLEEVTMVRKGSRRVAGVRALWESCQAGAPLGVVRFRSKAACNQEVLL is encoded by the exons ATGCCCTTGCTGACCACCTCTCTCCTCCATGCTTTAACAGTAGAACACAAcaatgccagcagcacagcatctctgcagagctcagtgaCATCCATGTCACCTTCTCTATCTGGTTCAGACTCAGCACGCAGTGCAGGTGCACCCAGCATGGCTCCATCCAGCAACAGCTCAGGGATAACTCGGGCAGCTCCGTCCAGCCCTGCTGCGTCGTCTGTGCCCAGCCAAGCAAGCACAGAAGCCTCTCTTACCCCCGAGCCAACCACCACAGGGATTCCACTGAGGACACCAGATTTGGAGGTGTCTGGGACACCCTTATCTGACCCAGCTCTGACAACAACTTCCTCTAGGAAGGTACCAACATCAGAGGTGCTGCCTTCGACGAGCTCGGAAGTGCTGCCATCTCCACCCCATGTGACCACGGCACAGCCTCTGTCccacccagctgtgcccagctcctcgGCCACGCTGCAGCCAGACAGCTTCACAGCCACATCCTCGCTCaggccttctcctgctcccagctcagccatgCCCACAGCAAACCCCAGTCCCAACAGCACTTTGGCCACCAGCTCCAAAACAACACTGATCATCAACCCTG TACTGAAccccaccaagtccaaccctgttGAGGTTGCCGTCATCTGCATCTTCATCTGCTTGCTGGTGGGGGGAGCCACCACGCTACTGGTGTGGCTGTACCAGCACCGGACCCCCCGGTTCCGCCACCTGGAGGAGGTGACCATGGTGCGtaagggcagcaggagggtggcagGAGTCAGAGCACTGTGGGagagctgccaggcaggagcaCCACTGGGTGTGGTGCGCTTCAGGAGCAAAGCTGCCTGCAACCAGGAGGTGCTTCTGTAG
- the JUND gene encoding transcription factor JunD produces METPFYHDDVLSGLGSGFASSSGSSGLLLPFPGGSMMKKDALGMALPEQVAAALKAPGATSGEAAGLLGSADLGLLKLASPELERLIIQSNGLVTTTPTSGQFLYPKAAASEEQEFAEGFVKALEDLHKQNQLGGGAAGSAGGAGGGGGGGGSSSAGELPAAGLAPEPPVYANLSSYPAVSYAADPGPFAAPPPRLPPPPPPPPLKDEPQIVPEVPSFGESPPLSPIDMDTQERIKAERKRLRNRIAASKCRKRKLERISRLEEKVKSLKSQNTELASTASLLREQVAQLKQKVLSHVNSGCQLLPQHQHQVPAY; encoded by the coding sequence ATGGAAACACCCTTTTACCATGATGATGTGTTGAGCGGCCTCGGCAGCGGCTTCGCTTCCTCCTCCGGTAGCAGCGggctcctcctgcccttccccGGCGGCAGCATGATGAAGAAGGACGCTCTCGGAATGGCGTTACCGGAACAGGTGGCGGCGGCTTTGAAAGCACCGGGTGCGACGAGCGGTGAAGCCGCGGGGCTACTGGGCTCGGCCGATCTGGGACTGCTGAAGCTGGCGTCCCCCGAGCTGGAGCGGctcatcatccagtccaacgggCTGGTGACCACCACACCGACCAGCGGCCAGTTCCTCTACCCGAAAGCCGCCGCTTCCGAGGAGCAGGAGTTCGCCGAGGGTTTCGTTAAAGCGCTGGAGGACTTGCACAAGCAGAACCAGTTGGGCGGCGGCGCGGCGGGGAGCGCCggtggagcaggaggaggaggaggcggaggaggcagcagcagcgcGGGCGAGCTGCCCGCTGCCGGCCTGGCCCCGGAGCCGCCGGTCTACGCCAACCTGAGCAGCTACCCGGCGGTGAGCTACGCCGCCGACCCTGGCCCCTTCGCTGCGCCGCCTCCACGGctccccccgccgccgcctcccccgCCGTTAAAGGACGAGCCTCAGATCGTGCCGGAGGTTCCGAGTTTCGGGGAGAGCCCTCCGCTCTCCCCCATCGACATGGACACGCAGGAGCGTATCAAGGCGGAACGAAAGCGGCTGAGGAACCGCATCGCCGCCTCCAAGTGCCGCAAGAGGAAGCTGGAGCGGATCTCCcgtctggaggagaaggtgaAGAGCCTCAAGAGCCAGAACACGGAGCTGGCCTCCACCGCCAGCTTGCTCCGCGAGCAGGTCGCGCAGCTCAAGCAGAAGGTCCTCAGCCACGTCAACAGcggctgccagctcctgccccagcaccagcaccaggtGCCGGCCTACTGA